From a region of the Mauremys mutica isolate MM-2020 ecotype Southern chromosome 12, ASM2049712v1, whole genome shotgun sequence genome:
- the LOC123345781 gene encoding HLA class II histocompatibility antigen, DR alpha chain-like, with product MGREAVLPAPCPAQCRGEEMGAGRGVPMAQLTLLTLLALPGTGAVTVDHVISQAEFYQRMDRSQQGSGQYMQEFDQDETFHVDLERKETVWRLPDFSKFTSYEAQGALRNIAITKNNLEILIKRSNRTRAENVPPEVTVFPEDPVELGEPNVLICFADKFSPPVLSVTWLKNGQEVTEGVSETDFYPRQDNSFRKFSYLPFLPSQGDFYDCRVEHGGLAEPFTKHWEAQVPSPVPETTETLVCALGLAMGIVGIIAGTILIVKGMKMNAARNPRGPL from the exons ATGGGGCGGGAGGCAG TGCTGCCGGCCCCATGCCCAGCCCAGTGCCGGGGAGAGGAGATGGGCGCAGGACGGGGCGTCCCCATGGCCCAGCTGACCCTGCTCACCCTGCTGGCCCTGCCGGGCACCGGGGCAGTGACAG TGGATCACGTGATCTCCCAGGCGGAGTTCTACCAGCGCATGGACCGATCCCAGCAGGGGTCCGGGCAGTACATGCAGGAGTTCGACCAGGATGAGACCTTCCACGTGGACCTGGAGAGGAAGGAGACCGTCTGGCGCCTGCCCGACTTCAGCAAGTTCACCAGCTACGAGGCGCAGGGCGCCCTGCGCAACATCGCCATAACCAAGAACAACCTGGAGATCCTGATCAAGAGGTCCAACCGCACACGGGCTGAGAACG TGCCCCCTGAGGTGACCGTGTTCCCTGAAGACCCcgtggagctgggggagcccaacGTCCTGATCTGCTTCGCGGACAAGTTCTCCCCGCCGGTGCTCAGTGTGACGTGGCTGAAGAACGGGCAGGAGGTGACCGAGGGCGTCTCCGAGACCGACTTCTACCCCCGCCAGGACAACTCCTTCCGCAAGTTCTCCTAcctgcccttcctccccagccagggCGACTTCTACGACTGCCGGGTGGAGCACGGGGGGCTGGCCGAGCCCTTCACGAAGCACTGGG aaGCCCAGGTGCCCAGCCCCGTCCCCGAGACCACAGAGACCCTGGTGTGTGCCCTGGGCCTGGCCATGGGCATCGTCGGCATCATCGCGGGCACCATCCTCATCGTCAAGGGGATGAAGATGAACGCCGCCCGCAACCCGCGGGGCCCCCT ATAA